The Candidatus Edwardsbacteria bacterium DNA segment CTTTTTGCTGGAGGCCACCCCGCTGATAGTGCTGGGAGTGCTGGCGGTGAATATCCTGGAGATGCTGGGGGCGATAAGATTGCTGGGCCGCCTGGCCAGTCCCCTGGTGGTGAATGTTCTGGGCCTGCCCCGGGAGGCGGTCAGCGTCATCCTGTTCGGATTTTTGCGCAAGGACATCTCCATCGCCCTGTTGGCGCCACTGAGCCTGTCGCCCAAGCAGGCGGTGATCGCCTCGGTGTTCCTGGTGCTGTATCTGCCGTGCATGGCCACATTCTTCGTGGCTTTCAGGGAGATCGGCTGGCGGGGGATCGCCCGGGTGCTGGCATTGACCCTGGGCTGGGCGGTGGCGGTGGGTTTTTTGATGAATCTGGTCTGGGTGTAAAATCAACCGGTTTTGTTTGGTGATCTTGTTGCAGGGGTGAGGTGGCCTCCGGCCCTATCGCATGTAAAATCAAGTTTGGTTTTAACCCGCCCCGAATCAAAATGGTTGGGTCCGTCCAAAATAAAAAAGCCGTGGCACTTGAGCCACGGCTTTTTGTGTGCATGAACTAGATGTTTTCGGCGAAGAATATCTCCGCCATCTCCTTCAGCAGTTTCTTCTTGATGTTCACCTTATCACGGGCCCTCAGCTTGCTGGTGCTCCGGCCGAAGATGTAATCATCTATGTTGAAATCCCGCAGCAGCATCTTGGTGTGAAAGATGTTCTCGTGGTAGACATTGGTGTCTATCAGCTGGTAGTCCTTGTTGACATCCTTGTAGAGGTAATTCTGGATGGAATTTATCTTGTGGTCTATGAAATATTTCCGTCCACTGAGGTCCCTGGTGAATCCCCGCACCCGGTAGTCGATCACCGCGATATCGGAATAGAAGGCGTCCAGCAGATAGTTCAGGGCCTTCAGCGGCGAGATCACCCCGCAGGTGGAGACGTCGATGTCGGCCCGGAAGGTGCTGATGCCGTTTTGGGGGTGGCTCTCGGGATAGGTATGAACGGTGATGTGGCTCTTGTCCAGATGGCCCACCACCGTTTCCGACTGGATATTCTCGGCCGGGGCATCGGGAAAATCGGGGTGGTCCAGCTGCAGGTGTTGTTCCGAGATCAGCATGGTGACGCTGGCGCCCTGCGGATCGTAATCCTGCTGGGCGATGTTCAGCACCTTGGCCCCGATGATGGAGGCCACCTCCTTGAGGATCTTGGTCAGCCGGGCGGCGTTGTATTCCTCGTCGATGTACTTGATGTAGTCCTCGCTGTACTTGAGCCCCTTGGCATGGCAGATATCGTACATGTTAAAACTGAGGGTCTTGGTCAGATTGTTGAACCCGTAAAGTTTAAGTTTTTTGATGGGCTTGACCTCGACCTTGGTATCCTTGGCCCGGAAGATATTTCTTTCCTTGTATTTCACCATCTCTTTAACCCCTGATTAAAAAATGAATTCATAAACGGATACATTATAGAACTAATCGAGCTTAATATCAATAGATAATTTTGAAATACTTGGGATATTACGACAAGGGATAGCCGGATTTATGGCAAAACATCCATCCCCTCGCCAGATGTCACTGAGCGCCAGACCGATCTCATCCCAGGTCAGGCTGAAGCATTTGGGAAGGATGATGACCGGATTCAGGCCGTCAGGCCCTGAGCTTTTCCTCCAGCTCCCGGCAATAATCCAGCAGATTCCTGCGATCCATCTTCCGGCAAAGCTCTTGGGCCTTGGCCAGTACCGGGCCTGCCTGCCGATGTTTTCCGGATGCCAGCCAGGCCTCGGCCAGGTGGATCAGGTATTCGCAGAAGTACCACTGGTCGCCGCTCTGTTCCCCCAGCTCCACTGCCTTCAGGTTCTCCTGCAGTGATTCCTCTTTCCGGCCCAAGGACAGCAGGGCCTGGCCCAGCTTGGAGCGGGCCTCGGCCTCGTTGCCCAGGTCGCCCATCTCTTGGGCGATCCCCAGCTGCTGCCGGAAACATCTCAGGGCTGATTGATGATCCCCTGTCTGCAGATGCGACTGACCCAGGTTGCCCAGGGTGTACATCTGCCCCTTCCGGTCGCCCAGGGAACGGGCTAACTCCAGGCGCTGGGAGTAGAATTCCCGGGCCTTGGGATGGTCGCCCAATTCCAGATGGGTATTGCCCAGGTTGCCCAAGGCGATCCCTATGCTCCGCCGGTCGCCCAGCTTTTGGGCGGCCTCCAGCAGCGAGGCGTAGCATTCTAGGGCCGGCCCGTATTCCAGCCTGGCCGAATAGATGGTGCCGATGTTGTTCAGGGCCGCCATGCCAGACCAGCGGTCGCCCATTTCGGCCGAAAGGCCCAGGGCCCGACGGAAATATTCCAGGGCCTGGTCGATCCTGCCCTGGCTGCGCAGGATGTTTCCCAGGTTGTTGTAGGCCGTTCTTAGGAATTTCTTCAGCCCGGTCCGCTGGGCTATCTCCTTGAGCTTAAGGTAGCTATCCCCGGCCTGCTCGAACCGCCCGGCCGCCTTATGCAGGTTGCCCAGGTTGCTCCAGGCCTGGGCCAGCAGCAGCTGACTGCCATCCTTTTCGGCCAGCTCTAGCTGTTCGCGGTAATGCTCCAGGGCCCGGGCGTAGTCTCCGGTGAATTCGCAGACCTGCCCCAGCACCTCCAGAGCATCCACCAGGCCGGACGCCAGGCCCAGCTTCCGGAAGGCCTGATAGGCCCCATCGGCCAGGGCCCGGGCCTGATCATAGCGTCCCTGGTGGACCAGGAGAGACGACAGCTGGTGGCGGACCTGGGCGGCCAAGGCCGGGTCGGCCCAGGTTTCCGAAACCTCGACGTTCCGGACCATGATGGCCTCGGCCCGTTCCCACTGGCCGTTAAGCTGGAGGATGCCGGCCTGGGCCGACAGCACCGAAAAGGGATAGTAGCGGACCGG contains these protein-coding regions:
- the speD gene encoding adenosylmethionine decarboxylase yields the protein MVKYKERNIFRAKDTKVEVKPIKKLKLYGFNNLTKTLSFNMYDICHAKGLKYSEDYIKYIDEEYNAARLTKILKEVASIIGAKVLNIAQQDYDPQGASVTMLISEQHLQLDHPDFPDAPAENIQSETVVGHLDKSHITVHTYPESHPQNGISTFRADIDVSTCGVISPLKALNYLLDAFYSDIAVIDYRVRGFTRDLSGRKYFIDHKINSIQNYLYKDVNKDYQLIDTNVYHENIFHTKMLLRDFNIDDYIFGRSTSKLRARDKVNIKKKLLKEMAEIFFAENI
- a CDS encoding tetratricopeptide repeat protein → MIPRTIRHKYPLRQWWTWGGDPVRYYPFSVLSAQAGILQLNGQWERAEAIMVRNVEVSETWADPALAAQVRHQLSSLLVHQGRYDQARALADGAYQAFRKLGLASGLVDALEVLGQVCEFTGDYARALEHYREQLELAEKDGSQLLLAQAWSNLGNLHKAAGRFEQAGDSYLKLKEIAQRTGLKKFLRTAYNNLGNILRSQGRIDQALEYFRRALGLSAEMGDRWSGMAALNNIGTIYSARLEYGPALECYASLLEAAQKLGDRRSIGIALGNLGNTHLELGDHPKAREFYSQRLELARSLGDRKGQMYTLGNLGQSHLQTGDHQSALRCFRQQLGIAQEMGDLGNEAEARSKLGQALLSLGRKEESLQENLKAVELGEQSGDQWYFCEYLIHLAEAWLASGKHRQAGPVLAKAQELCRKMDRRNLLDYCRELEEKLRA